A genomic region of Bernardetia sp. ABR2-2B contains the following coding sequences:
- a CDS encoding DUF2834 domain-containing protein translates to MKLKYVYLFLALLGICWTWYFNIQFYLTEENTSILNYIAQTKTTFPARSFSADLMVVVFTFFAWYIPEARKLKMKYWWIFIPLTFLVAIAFAFPLFLYFRELKLEKQNE, encoded by the coding sequence TTGGCTCTTTTAGGTATTTGTTGGACGTGGTATTTTAATATTCAATTTTACTTGACAGAAGAAAATACGTCTATCTTAAATTATATTGCCCAAACAAAAACGACTTTTCCTGCTCGTTCGTTTAGTGCTGATTTGATGGTAGTGGTATTTACATTTTTTGCGTGGTATATTCCAGAAGCAAGAAAGTTAAAAATGAAATACTGGTGGATTTTTATTCCACTTACTTTTTTGGTGGCGATTGCCTTTGCCTTTCCTTTGTTTTTGTATTTCAGAGAGTTAAAACTTGAGAAACAAAATGAATAG